CTTATAGCTATAGCTGCGTGGTGTTGGACCGAATACAGTACCACCGCCGCGCCATTGTGGTGAACGGATCGAACCTTGACGGGCACGTCCAGTTCCCTTCTGACGCCATGGCTTACGACCGCCGCCGGCTACTTCAGAACGATTTTTTACTTTGTGAGTTCCCTGACGCTGTGCAGCACGCTGCATCAGTACAGTTTCGAACATCACTGCGTTGTTTGGCTCAATGCCGAAGATGGATTCGTTAAGCTCGATATCACCAGCTTGTGAACCATCCTGTTTGAATACGGATACTTTAGGCATTCCTGTTTCCTCCTTTCCGATTAACGTTTATTATTTCGCTTTAATCGCGCTTTTTACTGTGATAAGTGACTTGTTAGGGCCAGGAACGTTCCCTTTTACAAGTAATAGATTACGCTCAGCATCAACCTTAACGATTGAAAGGTTCTGAACTGTAATTCTTTCTCCGCCCATGCGTCCAGGTAGTAGTTTACCTTTGAATACGCGGTTTGGATCTACAGGACCCATTGAACCAGGACGACGGTGGTAACGAGAACCGTGTGTCATCGGTCCGCGGGATTGGTTGTGACGCTTGATTGCACCCTGAAAACCTTTACCCTTCGATACTCCTGTTACATCTACTACATCGCCTTCTGCGAAAATATCAACCTTGACTTCTTGACCAATCTCATACTCGCCAAGCTCAACACCGCGGATTTCACGGGCGAAGCGCTTAGGAGCCGTTTCAGCTTTAGCGGCATGTCCTTTTGATGGTTTGTTAGCAAGCTTTTCGCGCTTGTCTTCGAAACCGATCTGGATTGATTCGTATCCGTCAGTATCAACAGCTTTCTTTTGAAGAACTACGTTTGGAGTAGCTTCGATAACTGTTACTGGGATAAGATCGCCGTTCTCAGCAAAAACCTGAGTCATTCCAATCTTTCTTCCTAAGATTCCTTTGGTCATTAGTCACACCTCCTATAATGTTTATTCATGTATTTTTTGTTGATTAAAGTTTGATTTCGATGTCAACGCCAGACGGTAAATCAAGACGCATTAGCGCATCTACCGTTTGTGGTGTTGGGTTCACAATGTCTACCAGACGCTTGTGCGTGCGCATTTCAAACTGCTCACGAGCATCCTTATATTTGTGGACCGCACGAAGAATTGTGTAAACAGACTTTTCAGTTGGAAGCGGGATTGGACCCGAAACACTAGCACCTGAACGTTTTGCAGTTTCAACAATCTTCTCAGCAGACTGATCAAGAATTCTGTGATCATATGCTTTCAAACGGATACGGATTTTTTGTTTTGCCATTATTTTCCCTCCTTTATCGCCTATTTAGGAATAGACATTCTCCGCAGAAATTTCCCACACACGAGCCATGGCAAAGCGGCCGGGTGTGTCGGCAACCTCCTGCATCATCGCAAGTCAAAGACCAACATTAAATATTATACAGAAAATAATTCATTTGTGCAACCCCTGTTGCAAAATTACTTTCTGAATACACTTTGTCTATTATAAGACCCTTCCGCCAGTCTTTCAAGTGGTATGAAAATATGCAGAAAATTCATAGGTTTTTCTGTGCGATGAGCTGATCGGCTGCTTCTGTCCATTGGTGATTTGTGCGAAATGATTTGTGTTTGTCCTGTAATAACGAACTGAAAGATAAGTAGTGAAGATCATCATCAGAGACCATATGCAACTCGATGCGGTCTTTTAATTTTTTCAAATCGCGATTGGCTGCAGCTGCCTTTTCATCTAAATGAAATAGTCTCGAGACCATGGCACCGAATCGTCTTTCTTCTATAGTAAAGTACCCTTCTCTCTCCCATCGTTTTAATTGTGCGATGTACTGTTGGTGCAGTTGGCTTTGATCAATCAGAGCAGCAAGCTCCCCTTCCGTGACAGGAGTGTGTTTCAGAGATTCTCTGTATGTAAGCATAACGATTGGCAGAATCGGCTGGATCTGACGCTTTGGTTTTTTAGTCTGCTTGTCATAGACTGATAGCCAGAGGTGGATTGGCTGCATTTGGGTGATGCTCCTTTCAGGTTAATGAGTTTCTACTATAGTAGTGTAGCGGATTTGGTGGATGTGGGGAAGCTGGATGATGAATGAGGTGGTGCATGTGTGACGCGGGCTGTGGTGAGAGATTGTTGCTGGAATTCGGTCACATGTGGAGGTTGTTGAGTCACATTCTGAGATTTTCGGGTCAGATACCGGATTTTTCGGGTCACATTTTTTCGGATTGGTGATTTTTGTATCACTTTCTCAGATTCCGAGTCACATCCATGAAATTTCAGGTCACATTCACCAATTTTTAGATCACATTCCTCAGCTGGTCTGATTTCTGATGCGCTTTGCAGCATTCATCAAAAAGGTCCTATGCAAAAATAAAAAAATCCTGCACCCATAAGGATGCAGGATCTGTATACGCAAGCAGAAATTACTTCTGGATAGAAGCTACAACGCCAGCGCCTACTGTACGTCCACCTTCACGAATAGAGAACTTAGTTCCTTCTTCGATTGCGATAGGAGAGATTAGCTCAACAGTCATTTCGATGTTGTCGCCAGGCATAACCATTTCTACTCCTTCAGGAAGGTTACATACGCCAGTTACGTCCGTAGTACGGAAGTAGAACTGTGGGCGGTAGTTAGTGAAGAATGGAGTGTGACGTCCACCTTCTTCTTTTGATAGAACATAAACTTCAGCTTTGAAGTTAGTGTGTGGAGTGATTGTTCCTGGCTTAGCAAGAACCTGTCCACGGTTGATGTCGTCGCGAGAAACCCCACGAAGAAGTGCACCAATGTTGTCGCCAGCTTCTGCATAGTCAAGAAGCTTACGGAACATTTCAACACCAGTAACAGTAGTTTTCTTCGGCTCTTCAGAAAGACCGATGATTTCTACTTCGTCACCAACTTTAACTTGTCCACGCTCAACACGTCCAGTAGCAACTGTACCACGACCAGTGATTGAGAATACGTCCTCAACTGGCATCATGAATGGCTTTTCAGTGTCACGCTCTGGAGTTGGGATGTAGCTATCTACAGCTTCCATAAGCTCATAGATTTTTTCTTCCCACTCAGCATCTCCTTCAAGAGCTTTAAGAGCAGAACCTTTGATTACAGGAACATCGTCGCCTGGGAAATCGTACTCAGAAAGAAGGTCACGGATTTCCATTTCAACTAGTTCAAGTAGTTCTTCGTCGTCTACCATGTCACACTTGTTCATGAATACAACAAGGTAAGGTACACCTACCTGACGAGAAAGAAGAATGTGCTCACGAGTCTGTGGCATTGGGCCATCAGCAGCAGATACTACAAGAATACCGCCGTCCATCTGAGCAGCACCAGTGATCATGTTCTTAACATAGTCAGCGTGTCCTGGGCAGTCAACGTGTGCATAGTGACGAGTGTCAGTTTCGTACTCAACGTGTGCAGTTGAGATTGTGATTCCGCGCTCGCGCTCTTCTGGAGCACCATCGATTTGATCGTATGCCATTGCAGTTCCACGACCATATTTCTTGTGAAGTACAGTTGTGATTGCAGCAGTTAGAGTTGTTTTACCATGGTCAACGTGTCCGATTGTACCAATATTAGCATGGGTTTTCGAACGGTCGAATTTTTCCTTAGCCATTACGGAATTCCTCCTTAAAATAATTAAAGTTAATTAGTTTTATTTTTAAATATGGCTTACCCTGGGAACGTGTCCCAGGAGTCACCATAGCTTACATAAGTAGTTATACTTTATTGTAAGGGTGAAATCAATTATTCACCTTTATTTTTTTTGATGATTTCTTCACTCACAGACTTCGGTACTTCCTCGTAGTGATCGAAGAACATTGAGAATGTTCCACGTCCCTGCGTGTTAGAACGAAGTGAAGTTGCGTAACCGAACATTTCAGCAAGCGGTACAAATGCTTTAACGATTTGTGTGTTACCGCGAGCAGACATACCTTCTACGCGTCCACGGCGAGCTGTAACGTCACCCATGATGTCTCCCATGTATTCTTCAGGGATCATAACTTCTACGCGCATTAGCGGCTCAAGAAGAACCGGGTTACACTTAGAAACTGCATTTTTAAGTGCCATAGATGCAGCAATCTTAAACGCCATCTCAGAGGAGTCAACATCGTGGTATGAACCATCGTATAACTTCGCTTTGATGTCGATTAGAGGGTAACCAGCAAGTACACCGTTGTCAAGTGAGTCTTCAAGACCCTGTTGAACAGCCGGGATGTATTCACGTGGTACAGATCCCCCAACGATTGCATTTTCAAATTCAAAGCCTGCTCCTTCTTCGTTTGGAGAGAATTCGATCTTAACGTGACCGAACTGTCCGCGACCACCAGACTGGCGGACGAACTTCCCTTCAACTTGTGCAGAGCCGCGGAATGTTTCACGGTAAGATACCTGTGGAGCACCCACGTTAGCTTCTACTTTGAATTCACGCTTCATACGGTCAACAAGGATATCAAGGTGAAGTTCACCCATACCCGCGATGATCGTCTGTCCAGTTTCCTGGTCAGTGTGCGCGTGGAATGTTGGATCTTCTTCCTGAAGCTTCTGAAGCGCCTGAGACATCTTGTCCTGGTCAGCTTTAGACTTAGGTTCGATCGCAACAGAGATAACCGGCTCAGGGAATTCCATAGACTCAAGAATAACAAGACTCTTTTCGTCACATAGTGTGTCCCCTGTAGTTGTGTCTTTAAGACCAACTGCAGCAGCGATATCTCCAGCATATACTTCAGCGATTTCTTCACGAGAGTTAGCGTGCATCTGCAGGATACGTCCTACACGCTCACGCTTACCTTTCGTTGCATTCTGTACGTAAGATCCAGAAGATAGTACACCAGAATAAACACGGAAGAATGTAAGCTTACCTACATAAGGGTCTGTCATAACTTTGAATGCAAGCGCAGAGAATGGCTCTTCGTCGCTAGCTGGACGAACAACTTCTTCTTCACTCTCAGGAACATGTCCTGTGATTGGCTTAACATCAAGTGGTGACGGAAGGTAGTCAAGAACTGCATCAAGCAGAAGCTGAACACCTTTGTTTTTGAAAGCAGAACCACAGATTACAGGATAGAATTCAACGTCACAAGTTCCTTTACGGATTGCAGCTTTGATTTCATCCACTGTCATTTCTTCGCCTTCAAGATATTTCATCATTAGATCTTCATCAAGATCCGCTACCGCTTCAATTAGCTTTCCACGGTATTCTTCAGCCTGTTCCTTGTATTCTTCAGGAATTTCACGCTGCTCAGTACGAGTACCAAGGTCATCTTCATAGAAGTATGCAACATTTTCAACTAGGTCGATGATTCCTTCGAATTCATCTTCCGCACCGATTGGCAGTTGAATTGGATGTGCATTCGCCTGAAGACGGTCATGCAGTGTTCCTACAGAATAAAGGAAGTCTGCCCCGATCTTATCCATTTTATTAACGAATACGATACGAGGTACACCGTATGTTGTCGCCTGACGCCATACAGTTTCTGTCTGCGGCTCAACACCCGACTGGGCATCAAGTACACCTACAGCACCATCAAGTACACGCAGTGAACGTTCAACTTCTACTGTGAAGTCTACGTGTCCTGGTGTATCAATGATGTTTACACGGTGGCCCTTCCATGAAGCAGTTGTTGCAGCAGATGTGATCGTGATCCCACGCTCCTGCTCCTGCTCCATCCAGTCCATCTGTGATGCACCTTCGTGCGTTTCACCGATCTTGTGGATACGGCCTGTGTAGTAAAGGATACGCTCCGTAGCAGTCGTTTTACCAGCATCGATGTGAGCCATGATACCGATATTACGAGTGTCTTTTAAGGAGAACTCTCTAGGCATTGGTCTTTCTCCTTCCTACTAAATGAGATTTGTGTTATAAAATGCTGAATCTTACCAGCGGTAGTGAGCAAATGCTTTATTTGCTTCAGCCATTTTATGCATATCTTCACGCTTCTTAACTGAAGCGCCAGTGTTGTTTGCTGCATCAAGAATTTCATTAGCAAGACGCTCTTCCATTGTCTTTTCTCCACGAAGACGCGCATAGTTAACTAACCAGCGAAGTCCAAGTGTAGTACGACGTTCCGGACGCACCTCAACCGGTACCTGATAGTTCGCTCCGCCGACACGACGAGCACGTACTTCAAGAACTGGCATGATGTTCTTAAGCGCCTGGTCGAATACTTCTAGAGCATCTTTACCAGAACGTTCCTGAACGATATCGAAAGCAGAATAAAGGATACGCTGAGCTGTACCTTTCTTTCCGTCAATCATGATTTTGTTTACTAGACGAGTTACCAGTTTCGAGTTATGAATCGGATCCGGTAAAACATCACGTTTTGCAACTGCACCTTTACGAGGCATGTGATTTCCTCCTTTCATAGGAAAATAACTTCTTTATATTGAATCGATTACTTTTGGTCTTTAGGTCTCTTAGTACCGTATAGTGAACGACCCTGACGGCGTCCATCTACACCAGCAGTATCAAGCGCACCACGTACGATGTGGTAACGTACCCCTGGTAAATCCTTTACACGTCCTCCACGGATAAGAACAACACTGTGCTCTTGAAGGTTGTGCCCGATACCAGGAATGTATGCTGTAACCTCGATCTGGTTTGTAAGACGCACACGAGCGTATTTACGAAGTGCCGAGTTCGGCTTCTTCGGTGTCATTGTACCAACACGAGTACAAACACCACGCTTTTGTGGTGATGAAAGGTTAGTCGCTTTCTTCTTGAAGCTGTTGTAACCTTTGTTAAGTGCTGGTGAGTCAGACTTTGAGCCCTTTGATTGGCGTGGATTACGCACTAATTGGTTAATAGTAGGCATGTTTATGTCCTCCCTTCTTCAATATTTTAAGCCCACACATCCAGGTGGTTCATTTTAGGGTAAAAACAAAGTCTTTGCAACTTTTGCTGCAAAAACATGTTTACATAGTAATGGCTACCGCAGCAGCACCAACCTCGATCCCGCACGCTTTCCCCAGCTTCTTCATTGAATCCACATGGGTAACGTTGACGTTCATCTCTTCAGCGGTGAGTAGCACCCGGTCAATTACATGGCGGTCGACATCTTCTGCAACGATGACTTCCTTTACTGACCCTGCTTTGAGTGCCTTTACAACTTGTTTGGATCCTACAACGATGTGTTTAGCCTGTGATACTTTTTCATAAGACATAATCATATCCTCCAAAGTAACAGGTTGTTAATTAGTAGCAACCTTGAATATATTATCATCTCAATGATAGGTTGTCAACAAAGTTTGTAAATAATTACGGTGTCTTTATAAAGATTAATGAGGATCGGCTGGTTTCCGGTAATCAATGTTGATTTGAGTAATCAGGACGACAGTTTGTTTTCTATCAGATCCGGCAACTTTTGCTTCAGAATAGAAATGAATTCATTTAGTTTGCAATTGATTGCTTCAATCTTGTATAGGATTCCTTCATTCTCTATTGAACACCTGTTAATTCCTTCATACGGAGTTGGAATTCCTTCAACAATGAAGAGCATTACATCATTTTAACATTTATCCCTTCAAGCAAGCTGATCATCCTGCAGATAACTTCCTATCTGCCTGGGCAAACTGCTCTTTTCCCGATTGAATTCATAATAGATAAAAAAGGTGACGCCACCAGGGCGCCACCTTTTTTGCTTTCACAGGCTGTGAATTATTCCACGGAAACTGCTTCTTCCTCTGGAATGTCTTCGTTTTCGATCTCAGCCTGGCGATAGCGCTGCATACCCGTTCCGGCTGGAACAAGTTTACCGATAATAACATTTTCTTTCAGACCAAGGAGCTCATCACGCTTCCCTTTGATTGCTGCGTCTGTCAGGACACGAGTTGTCTCCTGGAATGATGCAGCTGAAAGGAATGATTCTGTTTCAAGAGATGCTTTTGTGATCCCCAGGATAAGCGGGCGGCCAGTTGCCGGCTGCTTACCATCAAGCAGAACCTGTTGATTTGCTTCCATGAACTGGTGTACATCAAGCAGTGAACCTGGCAGCAGTTCTGTTTCTCCGGCTTCAATGACACGTACTTTACGAAGCATCTGGCGAACCATGACTTCAACGTGCTTATCACCGATTTCAACACCCTGCATACGGTATACTTTCTGTACTTCTTTCAGCAGATATTCCTGAACTGCAGCAACGTCACGGATCTTGATCAGTTCTTTAGGATCGATTGAACCTTCTGTCAGAACCTGACCGCGTTCGATGACATCGTCAACTGCTACTTTCAGACGTGCAGTGTAAGGAGCAGAATAAGTCTTTGTTTCTACTTCACCTTTCACTGTAATATCCTGCTGACGGTCTTTACCTTCAGTGATCTCCGTTACGACACCATCAATTTCAGAAATCGTCGCCTGACCTTTAGGGTTACGCGCTTCGAAAATTTCCTGGATACGTGGAAGACCCTGCGTGATATCGTCTCCTGCTACACCACCTGTGTGGAATGTACGCATTGTAAGCTGTGTACCCGGCTCACCGATTGACTGTGCTGCGATGATTCCGACTGCTTCGCCGACTTCAACTTTTTCACCAGTCGCAAGGTTCTTACCGTAACACTTCTCACATACGCCATGACGCGTGTTACAAGTGAATGCAGAACGGATTGATACTTCTTCTACACCAGCTTCAATAATCTGACGGGCGATATCTTCTGTAATCAGCTCATTGCGCTTCACGAAGATTTCTCCAGTCTTAGGATGCTTGACAGTCTGGTTTGAGTAACGGCCTTCGAGACGCTCTTCAAGCGCTTCGATGACTTCTGTTCCGTCTTTCAGTGAGCTTACGCGCAGACCACGGTCAGTGCCGCAATCTTCTTCACGGACGATTACATCCTGTGCTACGTCTACAAGTCGGCGAGTCAGGTAACCTGAATCGGCAGTCTTCAGTGCTGTATCGGCAAGACCTTTACGTGCACCGTGTGTAGAGATGAAGTACTCAAGTACTGTCAGACCTTCACGGAAACTTGACTTGATCGGAAGCTCGATGATACGTCCAGCCGGGTTGGCCATCAGACCACGCATACCGGCAAGCTGCGTAAAGTTAGATGCGTTACCACGGGCACCTGAGTCACTCATCATGTAGATCGGATTCAGGCTGTCGAGTGTAAGCATCAGCTTGTCCTGAATAACATCCTTCGCTGCTGACCAGATTGAGATGACACGCTCATAGCGCTCTTCTTCTGTAATCAGACCACGGCGGAATTGCTTCTGGACTTTATCAACTTTCAGCTGTGCATCGTCAAGGATTTCCTGCTTCTCAGGAAGTACCACGATATCAGCGATACCAATTGTGATACCTGCACGCGTTGAGTGCTTGAATCCAAGATTTTTCATGCTGTCCAGCATTTTAGATGTATCCGTTAAGTGGAATCGCTTGAAGACTTCAGCAATGATGCTTCCAAGGAATCCTTTCTTAAACGGTGTTACAAGATCAGCTGATTTGAAGTGTTCTTTTACATTCGTCGTCGGATCAACAAAGTACTTATCAGGTGTATTAACCTCAAGGTTCTCCATTGTCGGCTCGTTAATGTAGTGGAACTCTTCAGGAAGAATTTCATTAAAGATCACTTTTCCGACAGTTGTCAGAAGAAGCTTCTTATTCTGCTCTTCTGTAAATGTTGGTTTGTTTACAGCACCTGCATGGATCGCAATACGTGTGTGCAGGTGAACATAACCATTCTGGTATGCCAGAAGGACTTCATCCGCATCGCGGAATACTGAACCTTCACCTACAGCGTCTTTACGCTCTAATGTCAGGTAGTAGTTACCAAGTACCATATCCTGAGACGGTGTAACAACTGGCTTTCCGTCCTTCGGATTAAGGATATTCTGTGCAGCAAGCATAAGAAGACGCGCTTCAGCCTGAGCTTCAGATGATAGTGGTACGTGAACCGCCATCTGGTCACCGTCAAAGTCAGCGTTGTAGGCTGTACATACGAGCGGGTGAAGACGGATCGCACGGCCTTCAACCAATGTTGGTTCGAATGCCTGGATACCAAGACGGTGAAGTGTAGGGGCACGGTTAAGAAGAACCGGGTGCTCCTTGATTACATCTTCAAGTACGTCCCAAACTTCATCATGGACACGTTCAATCTTACGTTTTGCACTCTTAATGTTATGCGCAAGTCCGCGCTCAACAAGCTCTTTCATCACGAAAGGCTTGAACAGTTCAAGTGCCATTTCCTTCGGCAGTCCGCACTGATACATTTTCAGGCTAGGTCCAACAACGATAACTGAACGGCCTGAGTAGTCAACACGCTTACCAAGAAGGTTCTGACGGAAACGTCCCTGCTTCCCTTTCAGCATATGAGAAAGAGATTTTAGTGGACGGTTACCCGGTCCTGTAACCGGACGACCGCGACGGCCATTATCGATCAGTGCATCTACAGCTTCCTGTAGCATACGCTTCTCGTTCTGAACGATGATGCTTGGCGCACCAAGGTCCAATAGGCGCTTCAGACGGTTGTTACGGTTGATCACACGACGGTACAGGTCGTTCAGGTCAGATGTGGCGAAACGTCCACCATCAAGCTGAACCATCGGACGAAGTTCCGGCGGGATGACAGGTAATACATCAAGAACCATCCAGTCAGGAAGGTTTCCTGAGTTACGGAATGATTCTACTACTTCAAGACGCTTAATCGCACGCGTACGACGCTGTCCCTGAGCAGTTTTCAGTTCTTCTTTCAGCATTTCCGCTTCTTTATCAAGATCGATGTCCTGAAGAAGCTTGCGGATCGCTTCAGCTCCCATAGCAGCCTGGAATTTGCCGCTGTACTTTTCACGGTACGCGCGGTATTCCTTCTCAGAAAGAAGCTGTTTCTTTTCAAGAGCAGTATCCCCTGCTTCTGTTACTACGTAAGAAGCAAAGTAGATAACCTCTTCAAGCGCACGTGGTGACATGTCAAGAACAAGTCCCATACGGCTTGGAATACCTTTGAAGTACCAGATGTGAGATACAGGTGCAGCAAGTTCAATGTGACCCATACGTTCACGACGGACTTTTGCACGCGTTACTTCAACACCACAGCGGTCACAAACGACGCCCTTATAACGGACGCGCTTGTATTTACCGCAATGACACTCCCAGTCTTTCTGCGGGCCGAAGATTCGCTCGCAGAAAAGACCGTCTTTTTCAGGCTTCAGTGTACGATAGTTAATCGTTTCAGGTTTTTTTACTTCACCAAATGACCAAGAGCGGATCTTGTCAGGTGAGGCCAAACCAATTTTCATATATTCAAAGTTATTAACATCTATCAAGGAGCCTACCTCCCTTTTCGTTTAAAGGTTTCACCCTATTGTTGATTCCCAGTGTCACAACTATTCTTTCGTACCGACAGTTTCAGAAGCTGGAGCCTCTGTTTCCGGCGCAATGTTTAATGCATCAGCCTGATGGATGTCGTCATCGTCATCAAGGTCGCGCATTTCGATTTCTTCGTCGTTGGCAGATAGCATCTTCACATCCATACCAAGACTCTGAAGTTCTTTAATTAATACTTTAAATGATTCAGGAACGCCCGGTTCCGGAACGCTGTCACCTTTAACGATCGCTTCGTACGTTTTCACACGTCCGACAACGTCATCTGATTTGACAGTCAGAATTTCCTGAAGTGTATATGCAGCACCGTATGCTTCAAGTGCCCAAACCTCCATCTCACCAAAACGCTGTCCGCCAAACTGTGCTTTACCGCCCAGTGGCTGCTGTGTAACAAGTGAGTATGGTCCAGTTGAACGTGCGTGAAGCTTGTCATCAACCATGTGCGCAAGCTTGATCATGTACATGACGCCTACTGATACACGGTTGTCGAATGGATCACCAGTTCTTCCATCATAAAGAACTGTCTTACCATCACGTGACATACCTGCTTCTTCGATTGTTTCCCATACGTCTTCCTCATTGGCACCGTCAAATACTGGTGTTGCGATATGGATACCCATTGCACGGGCAGCCATTCCCATGTGCATCTCAAGAACCTGACCGATGTTCATACGGGATGGTACACCAAGTGGATTTAACATGATGTCGATCGGCGTGCCGTCTGGAAGGTATGGCATATCTTCTTCCGGAAGAATACGCGAGATAACACCTTTGTTACCGTGACGTCCGGCCATCTTATCCCCTACAGAGATCTTTCTCTTCTGTACGATATAAACGCGTACCAGCTGATTCACACCAGGAGGCAGCTCATCGCCGTCTTCACGGTTAAAGATTTTCACATCAAGAATGATACCGCCTGCTCCGTGTGGTACACGAAGTGACGTATCACGCACTTCACGTGCTTTTTCACCGAAGATTGCGTGAAGCAGACGTTCTTCAGCAGTCAGCTCAGTTACACCCTTAGGCGTTACTTTACCAACAAGAATGTCTCCGTCTTTTACTTCAGCACCAACACGGATGATTCCACGGTCGTCAAGGTTGCGGAGTGCATCTTCACCGACGTTTGGAATATCACGTGTGATTTCTTCAGGTCCAAGCTTTGTATCACGTGATTCTGATTCATATTCTTCAATATGAATAGAAGTGTATACATCGTCTTTTACAAGGCGCTCACTCATGATGACAGCATCCTCGTAGTTAAAGCCGTCCCATGTCATGAAGCCAACAAGTACGTTACGTCCAAGCGCAAGCTCTCCTGCTTCCATCGATGGTCCGTCAGCAAGAATTTCACCTTTCTCAACACGGTCACCTACAGCAACGATTGGACGCTGGTTGTAGCATGTACCCTGGTTTGAACGGATGAATTTCTGCAGTTTGTATTTATCAAGGTCGCCTTCTGTTTCCTTACCGTCAACATCTGTTAAGCGGCGTACCCAAACCTGGTTGGCCTGTACGCGCTCGACGATCCCTTCATGCTTGTTAATGACAGCAGCTCCTGAGTCCTTCGCAGAAACGTGTTCCATTCCTGTACCTACAAAAGGTGCTTCCGGATTCATAAGCGGAACTGCCTGACGCTGCATGTTCGCTCCCATTAAAGCACGGTTCGAGTCATCGTTTTCAAGGAACGGGATACATGCTGTCGCAGCAGATACTACCTGCTTAGGCGATACGTCCATATAGTCAATGCGGTCACGCTTGAAGACTGTGTTCTCACCGCGGAAACGGGAAACAACTTCTTCATCAAGGAATGAACCGTCATCACCAAGGCGTGCATTTGCCTGTGCTACAACATAGTTATCCTCTTCATCAGCAGTCAGATAATCAATGCGCTCTGTTACTCTGCCTGTCTCAGGGTCAACGCGGCGGTATGGCGTCTCGATAAATCCGAAACGGTTTACCTTCGCAAAGCTTGACAGTGAGTTGATCAGCCCGATGTTCGGACCCTCAGGTGTTTCGATCGGACACATACGGCCATAGTGAGAGTAGTGAACGTCACGTACTTCAAAGCCTGCACGTTCACGTGTTAAACCACCAGGTCCAAGTGCAGACAGACGACGTTTGTGCGTCAATTCTGCAAG
The sequence above is a segment of the Jeotgalibacillus haloalkalitolerans genome. Coding sequences within it:
- the rpoC gene encoding DNA-directed RNA polymerase subunit beta', coding for MIDVNNFEYMKIGLASPDKIRSWSFGEVKKPETINYRTLKPEKDGLFCERIFGPQKDWECHCGKYKRVRYKGVVCDRCGVEVTRAKVRRERMGHIELAAPVSHIWYFKGIPSRMGLVLDMSPRALEEVIYFASYVVTEAGDTALEKKQLLSEKEYRAYREKYSGKFQAAMGAEAIRKLLQDIDLDKEAEMLKEELKTAQGQRRTRAIKRLEVVESFRNSGNLPDWMVLDVLPVIPPELRPMVQLDGGRFATSDLNDLYRRVINRNNRLKRLLDLGAPSIIVQNEKRMLQEAVDALIDNGRRGRPVTGPGNRPLKSLSHMLKGKQGRFRQNLLGKRVDYSGRSVIVVGPSLKMYQCGLPKEMALELFKPFVMKELVERGLAHNIKSAKRKIERVHDEVWDVLEDVIKEHPVLLNRAPTLHRLGIQAFEPTLVEGRAIRLHPLVCTAYNADFDGDQMAVHVPLSSEAQAEARLLMLAAQNILNPKDGKPVVTPSQDMVLGNYYLTLERKDAVGEGSVFRDADEVLLAYQNGYVHLHTRIAIHAGAVNKPTFTEEQNKKLLLTTVGKVIFNEILPEEFHYINEPTMENLEVNTPDKYFVDPTTNVKEHFKSADLVTPFKKGFLGSIIAEVFKRFHLTDTSKMLDSMKNLGFKHSTRAGITIGIADIVVLPEKQEILDDAQLKVDKVQKQFRRGLITEEERYERVISIWSAAKDVIQDKLMLTLDSLNPIYMMSDSGARGNASNFTQLAGMRGLMANPAGRIIELPIKSSFREGLTVLEYFISTHGARKGLADTALKTADSGYLTRRLVDVAQDVIVREEDCGTDRGLRVSSLKDGTEVIEALEERLEGRYSNQTVKHPKTGEIFVKRNELITEDIARQIIEAGVEEVSIRSAFTCNTRHGVCEKCYGKNLATGEKVEVGEAVGIIAAQSIGEPGTQLTMRTFHTGGVAGDDITQGLPRIQEIFEARNPKGQATISEIDGVVTEITEGKDRQQDITVKGEVETKTYSAPYTARLKVAVDDVIERGQVLTEGSIDPKELIKIRDVAAVQEYLLKEVQKVYRMQGVEIGDKHVEVMVRQMLRKVRVIEAGETELLPGSLLDVHQFMEANQQVLLDGKQPATGRPLILGITKASLETESFLSAASFQETTRVLTDAAIKGKRDELLGLKENVIIGKLVPAGTGMQRYRQAEIENEDIPEEEAVSVE
- the rpoB gene encoding DNA-directed RNA polymerase subunit beta, which codes for MTGQLVQYGRHRQRRSYARISEVLDLPNLIEIQTASYDWFLEEGLREMFRDISPIEDFTGNLSLEFIDYSLGEPKYSVDESKERDVTYSAPLRVKVRLLNKETGEVKDQDVFMGDFPLMTETGTFIINGAERVIVSQLVRSPSVYFHDKMDKNGKRGFGATVIPNRGAWLEYETDAKDVVHVRIDRTRKLPVTVLLRALGFGSDQEIIDLIGDNEYIRNTLEKDNTESVEKALLEIYERLRPGEPPTVENAKSLLESRFFDPKRYDLANVGRYKMNKKLHIKNRLFGQVLAETLADPETGEILAEKGTTLDRRNLDKLIPNLESGVGFITYNQVGGVVEEDLTLQTIKIQVPNSEEGQEINVISNAYVDDSVKNITIADIVSSISYFFNLLHGVGLTDDIDHLGNRRLRSVGELLQNQFRIGLSRMERVVRERMSIQDTNTITPQQLINIRPVIASIKEFFGSSQLSQFMDQTNPLAELTHKRRLSALGPGGLTRERAGFEVRDVHYSHYGRMCPIETPEGPNIGLINSLSSFAKVNRFGFIETPYRRVDPETGRVTERIDYLTADEEDNYVVAQANARLGDDGSFLDEEVVSRFRGENTVFKRDRIDYMDVSPKQVVSAATACIPFLENDDSNRALMGANMQRQAVPLMNPEAPFVGTGMEHVSAKDSGAAVINKHEGIVERVQANQVWVRRLTDVDGKETEGDLDKYKLQKFIRSNQGTCYNQRPIVAVGDRVEKGEILADGPSMEAGELALGRNVLVGFMTWDGFNYEDAVIMSERLVKDDVYTSIHIEEYESESRDTKLGPEEITRDIPNVGEDALRNLDDRGIIRVGAEVKDGDILVGKVTPKGVTELTAEERLLHAIFGEKAREVRDTSLRVPHGAGGIILDVKIFNREDGDELPPGVNQLVRVYIVQKRKISVGDKMAGRHGNKGVISRILPEEDMPYLPDGTPIDIMLNPLGVPSRMNIGQVLEMHMGMAARAMGIHIATPVFDGANEEDVWETIEEAGMSRDGKTVLYDGRTGDPFDNRVSVGVMYMIKLAHMVDDKLHARSTGPYSLVTQQPLGGKAQFGGQRFGEMEVWALEAYGAAYTLQEILTVKSDDVVGRVKTYEAIVKGDSVPEPGVPESFKVLIKELQSLGMDVKMLSANDEEIEMRDLDDDDDIHQADALNIAPETEAPASETVGTKE